The Prochlorococcus sp. MIT 0603 genome includes a region encoding these proteins:
- the rpsN gene encoding 30S ribosomal protein S14 — MAKKSMIARDVKRKKLVERYASKRKSLLDQFKSAKDPMERLEIHRKIQALPRNSAPSRMRNRCWATGKPRGVYRDFGLCRNQLRERAHKGELPGVVKSSW, encoded by the coding sequence ATGGCCAAGAAATCTATGATTGCGCGTGATGTAAAGCGCAAAAAACTAGTCGAACGTTATGCTTCAAAGCGAAAAAGCCTATTAGATCAATTCAAATCTGCTAAAGATCCTATGGAACGCTTGGAAATACATAGGAAGATTCAGGCGCTGCCAAGAAACAGTGCACCTAGCCGAATGAGAAATCGTTGCTGGGCAACAGGAAAACCTAGAGGAGTCTATAGAGATTTTGGACTTTGTCGTAATCAATTAAGAGAAAGAGCTCATAAAGGTGAGCTGCCTGGAGTAGTTAAATCAAGTTGGTAA
- a CDS encoding nucleotide sugar dehydrogenase — protein MSIQIKEICCIGAGYVGGPTMAVIAHHCPHININVVDLNEKRIKDWNDSDLSRLPIFEPGLRELIIKSRGINLHFSTQIEEKLRFADMIFISVNTPTKTKGIGAGQASDLKWVEASARQISRYAKDKAIVVEKSTLPVRTAQTIKQILEAPKRDLINDTSKLKSFFVLSNPEFLSEGTAINDLENPDRVLIGGEDNEAINSLIEIYLNWVDKEKILTTNLWSSELSKLISNAFLAQRISSINSFSALCEATGADIRDVSLAIGADKRIGKYFLNSGPGFGGSCFKKDLLNLVYICNHYGLYEVSSYWQKVVDINNWQRKRIAKIIIEKLFGTITGKNIAIFGFAFKANTNDTRESSAISICKELIEEGANLCIYDPKVSKNQIEKDLELDENNRDSSTNQEGSWSFCESIVEAANDADAIVILTEWREFKQINWELLSNVLREPAWLFDTRSIANTKQAKEFGINVWELGNGV, from the coding sequence ATGAGCATTCAAATTAAAGAAATTTGCTGTATAGGGGCTGGATACGTAGGTGGTCCTACAATGGCAGTAATTGCTCATCATTGCCCACATATTAATATAAATGTTGTTGATTTAAATGAAAAGCGTATAAAGGACTGGAATGATTCTGATCTCTCTAGGTTGCCAATTTTTGAGCCAGGTCTGAGAGAGTTAATTATAAAATCAAGAGGCATAAATCTCCATTTTTCAACTCAAATAGAAGAGAAACTTAGATTCGCAGACATGATATTTATATCTGTCAATACACCAACAAAAACCAAAGGTATAGGAGCAGGACAAGCTAGTGATCTCAAGTGGGTTGAAGCATCTGCAAGGCAAATCTCAAGATATGCTAAGGATAAAGCAATTGTGGTTGAGAAAAGTACACTGCCAGTTAGGACAGCACAAACTATTAAACAAATACTAGAGGCACCAAAAAGAGATTTAATTAATGATACATCTAAGCTTAAAAGTTTTTTTGTTTTATCAAACCCTGAATTTCTATCTGAAGGAACCGCAATAAATGACTTGGAGAATCCCGATAGAGTATTAATTGGTGGCGAAGATAATGAGGCTATTAATTCCTTAATAGAAATTTATTTAAATTGGGTAGATAAAGAGAAAATATTGACTACTAACCTTTGGAGCTCTGAACTGTCAAAGCTAATCTCAAATGCTTTTCTTGCCCAAAGAATTAGTTCTATTAACTCTTTCTCAGCTCTTTGTGAAGCTACAGGGGCAGATATTAGAGATGTTTCTCTAGCAATAGGAGCTGACAAGAGAATTGGGAAATATTTCTTGAATTCAGGGCCTGGTTTCGGAGGAAGTTGTTTCAAAAAGGATCTCCTGAATTTAGTATATATATGTAATCATTATGGACTCTATGAAGTTTCATCATATTGGCAAAAAGTTGTTGATATTAATAACTGGCAAAGAAAGAGAATAGCAAAAATCATTATAGAGAAGCTGTTTGGTACAATTACTGGGAAAAATATAGCTATTTTCGGATTTGCATTTAAAGCAAATACAAATGATACGAGAGAATCATCTGCTATAAGTATATGTAAGGAATTAATAGAAGAAGGTGCCAATTTATGTATTTATGACCCTAAAGTAAGTAAAAATCAAATAGAAAAAGATTTAGAATTAGATGAAAATAATCGAGACTCAAGCACTAATCAGGAAGGATCTTGGTCATTTTGCGAATCAATTGTTGAAGCAGCAAATGACGCTGATGCAATTGTAATTTTAACTGAATGGCGTGAATTTAAACAAATAAATTGGGAATTATTATCCAATGTTTTAAGAGAACCAGCATGGTTGTTTGATACAAGGTCCATTGCAAATACAAAGCAAGCAAAAGAATTTGGTATAAATGTATGGGAGTTAGGGAATGGAGTCTGA
- a CDS encoding 3'(2'),5'-bisphosphate nucleotidase CysQ family protein: MNTKVELPKKVDLDDLLQKLRVLSWGAADILKAYAKGEKPPYGFPQALNVQEGGDGPVSAADLAVNSWLINGLNSNFPLVSWTVVSEETAKEQIVKGVPIEDEWIWILDPLDGTKDFLQKTGEYAVHLALVKSNEPILGVVLIPELEELWIGLIGSGSWCEDRLGNKKPFSFSDRDQISEMILVSSRNHRDGILEDLLERIPFAEKKAVGSIGCKIAKILKGEADFYLSLSGKSAPKDWDIAAPEIILKAAGGKFTHANNKAISYNTGDINQWGCIVASHGRHHEELCKTIQYELLTIDQNILL, encoded by the coding sequence ATGAATACAAAGGTCGAACTGCCAAAGAAAGTAGATTTGGATGATTTGTTGCAGAAGCTTAGGGTCCTTAGTTGGGGCGCCGCAGACATCTTGAAGGCTTATGCAAAAGGAGAGAAACCTCCATATGGATTCCCTCAAGCTTTAAATGTTCAAGAGGGAGGAGATGGTCCCGTCTCAGCAGCAGATCTTGCAGTTAATAGCTGGCTGATTAATGGCTTGAATTCTAATTTCCCTCTTGTTTCTTGGACTGTGGTTAGCGAAGAAACGGCAAAGGAGCAAATTGTAAAAGGTGTTCCTATAGAAGATGAGTGGATATGGATTTTAGATCCTCTTGATGGAACAAAGGACTTCCTTCAGAAGACAGGGGAGTACGCAGTCCATTTAGCTTTAGTTAAGAGCAATGAGCCTATTTTAGGAGTTGTTTTGATACCTGAGTTGGAAGAACTTTGGATTGGATTAATTGGATCTGGATCATGGTGCGAAGATAGATTGGGTAATAAGAAACCGTTTTCCTTTAGTGATAGAGATCAAATCTCAGAAATGATACTTGTTTCAAGTAGAAATCATAGGGACGGAATATTAGAAGATTTGCTGGAACGCATACCTTTTGCTGAAAAAAAAGCAGTCGGTAGTATCGGTTGCAAAATTGCTAAAATCTTAAAAGGTGAGGCTGATTTTTATTTATCTCTATCTGGGAAATCAGCCCCAAAAGACTGGGATATTGCTGCTCCTGAAATTATTCTTAAGGCTGCAGGTGGTAAATTTACCCATGCTAATAATAAAGCAATTTCTTATAACACTGGAGATATCAATCAATGGGGATGCATAGTTGCCAGTCATGGAAGGCACCACGAAGAACTATGTAAAACCATTCAATATGAGTTATTAACTATTGATCAAAACATTTTACTTTAA
- the galE gene encoding UDP-glucose 4-epimerase GalE translates to MKRVLITGGAGFIGSHTCLVLLQKGYEVFVIDSYINSSNKSLERVIKICEDNKFSVSNKLHVIKGDLRDEHILKKIFSDASLDGQSIDGVIHFAGLKSVRESVGNPLKYWDVNVNGAINLLKVMDHYKCRSIVFSSSASIYGNTYENNINEESEVKPINPYGTTKAVVENLLSNISLSSPGKWRIANLRYFNPIGAHTSGLIGEDPLGTPNNIFPLISKVATGNIEKLNIYGNDWPTPDGTGVRDYIHVMDVADGHEKAFEYLLSKEPQVLNLNLGTGKGTSVLELIHTFEKVNNIKIPYVFTGRREGDAFRVIADNSLATCLLNWTPKRSLEDMCYDGYKWQSLNPNGFLYPH, encoded by the coding sequence ATGAAGAGAGTTTTAATAACTGGTGGGGCTGGATTCATAGGTAGTCATACTTGCTTGGTTTTGCTTCAAAAAGGTTATGAAGTTTTTGTGATAGATTCATACATAAATAGTTCTAATAAATCTCTTGAAAGAGTAATTAAGATATGTGAGGACAATAAATTTTCAGTTTCTAATAAATTGCACGTTATTAAAGGTGATTTAAGAGATGAACATATTTTAAAAAAAATATTTTCAGATGCCTCATTAGATGGTCAATCTATTGATGGTGTTATTCATTTTGCTGGGTTGAAATCAGTTAGAGAATCCGTTGGAAACCCTTTAAAGTATTGGGACGTAAATGTAAATGGCGCAATTAATTTATTAAAAGTTATGGATCATTATAAATGTAGATCAATTGTTTTTAGCAGTAGCGCAAGCATTTATGGAAATACTTATGAGAATAATATTAATGAGGAATCTGAAGTAAAACCAATTAATCCTTATGGAACAACAAAAGCTGTTGTGGAAAATCTATTAAGTAATATCTCACTTAGCTCGCCTGGGAAATGGCGAATCGCAAACTTACGTTATTTCAATCCAATAGGTGCTCATACTTCAGGACTGATAGGTGAAGATCCTTTAGGTACACCTAATAATATATTCCCTCTAATTTCAAAGGTGGCGACAGGTAATATTGAAAAGTTAAATATTTATGGCAATGATTGGCCAACTCCAGATGGAACTGGAGTAAGAGACTATATACATGTAATGGATGTTGCAGATGGTCATGAAAAGGCTTTCGAATACTTATTAAGTAAAGAACCACAAGTTCTAAATTTGAACTTAGGAACAGGAAAAGGTACTAGTGTTTTAGAATTGATACATACTTTTGAAAAAGTTAATAATATCAAAATACCTTATGTTTTTACTGGTCGAAGAGAAGGAGATGCCTTTCGAGTAATAGCAGATAATTCATTGGCAACATGTCTTTTAAATTGGACCCCAAAAAGAAGTCTAGAAGATATGTGCTATGACGGTTATAAATGGCAATCTTTAAATCCAAATGGATTCTTATACCCCCATTAA
- the rsmI gene encoding 16S rRNA (cytidine(1402)-2'-O)-methyltransferase yields MDLETGFISKNQLEPKPGVLYIVGTPIGNLGDFSTRAKNLLSKVSVIACEDTRHSKKLLNSFNIKTKLLSFHQHNTRARVPIIIELLDKGESIALITDAGLPSISDPGEELIAAARKTMHDVICVPGPCAATVALAISGLPSQRFCFEGFLPSKTKERKLILNLIAQEKRTTVIYESPYRLLKLLKDLSDLCGEERPISISRELTKKHEEQIGPTIGDAINYFLDTKPRGEFTIVLGGAKGIKKVEINVNELIEEVKRLISNGSSTNNAVKEIAQRTGYPRNFLYSLIHENNNKNISA; encoded by the coding sequence ATGGATCTAGAAACAGGTTTCATTTCAAAAAATCAACTTGAACCAAAACCAGGTGTTCTTTATATAGTAGGAACTCCTATAGGTAATCTTGGAGATTTCTCAACAAGAGCAAAAAATCTTCTTTCAAAAGTTTCAGTTATTGCATGCGAAGATACTAGACACAGTAAGAAACTTCTTAACAGCTTTAACATTAAAACTAAACTTTTAAGCTTTCATCAGCACAATACACGTGCAAGAGTCCCGATTATTATTGAACTACTTGATAAAGGTGAAAGCATTGCTCTAATAACTGATGCAGGTTTGCCTAGCATTAGTGATCCTGGAGAAGAGCTTATAGCTGCGGCAAGAAAAACGATGCATGATGTTATATGTGTGCCAGGACCATGTGCTGCAACAGTTGCCTTGGCAATAAGTGGGCTCCCCTCACAAAGATTTTGCTTCGAAGGATTCTTGCCTTCTAAAACAAAAGAGAGAAAATTAATTTTAAATTTAATTGCTCAAGAAAAAAGAACTACAGTAATCTATGAATCTCCATATAGGCTCCTGAAACTTTTAAAAGATTTAAGTGATTTATGTGGAGAAGAAAGGCCCATTAGTATTTCAAGAGAACTTACTAAAAAACATGAAGAGCAAATTGGACCAACAATTGGTGATGCAATTAATTATTTTTTAGATACAAAGCCAAGAGGTGAGTTTACCATTGTTTTAGGTGGTGCAAAAGGAATAAAGAAAGTAGAAATTAATGTCAATGAATTAATTGAAGAAGTTAAAAGGCTTATTAGCAATGGATCGAGTACAAATAATGCAGTCAAGGAAATAGCGCAAAGAACAGGATATCCACGAAACTTTCTTTATTCACTAATTCATGAAAATAATAACAAGAATATCAGTGCATAA
- the rseP gene encoding RIP metalloprotease RseP produces MNLLASVSVLAILIFFHEAGHFLAATVQGIRVSGFSIGFGPALLKKEFQGVTYSIRALPLGGFVSFPDDDDDSEIARDDPDLLSNRPVLQRLFVISAGVIANLLIAWFVLFGQATFAGLPSQPDPGVLIVDVQQNQAAAMSGLHAGDKIFGINGIPLGTGQDAVKILVDEIQASPGQLISLQKSTNGIKEIIKITPTDYQGKGKVGAQLQPNMESNLRPAKGFGEVLNYTNLKFSNILIKTIQGYKSLFTDFSATSKQLSGPVKIVELGAQLSGQGSQGLILFAALISINLAVLNSLPFPLLDGGQFTLIIIEAIRGRPIPEKVQLVFMQSGFVLLVGLSILLIIRDTSQLEIFQQMTNR; encoded by the coding sequence ATGAATTTACTTGCATCAGTGAGTGTCCTGGCAATATTAATTTTCTTTCATGAAGCAGGGCATTTTTTAGCTGCAACTGTTCAAGGTATTCGAGTTAGTGGATTCTCTATTGGTTTTGGACCTGCACTACTTAAAAAAGAATTTCAGGGGGTGACCTACTCGATTAGAGCTTTGCCTTTAGGTGGCTTTGTATCATTCCCTGATGATGATGATGATTCGGAGATTGCTAGAGATGATCCAGACTTGCTTTCCAATAGGCCAGTTTTACAGAGATTATTTGTTATTTCTGCTGGTGTTATTGCAAATTTGTTAATAGCTTGGTTCGTTTTATTTGGACAGGCAACCTTTGCTGGGCTCCCTAGCCAGCCTGATCCTGGAGTTCTTATTGTAGATGTTCAGCAAAATCAAGCGGCAGCAATGTCTGGATTACATGCTGGGGATAAGATCTTTGGTATTAATGGCATTCCCCTAGGGACAGGACAAGATGCAGTTAAGATTTTGGTCGATGAAATTCAGGCATCACCAGGTCAATTAATTTCATTACAAAAGAGTACTAATGGAATTAAGGAAATAATAAAAATAACCCCTACAGATTATCAGGGGAAAGGAAAAGTTGGTGCTCAATTGCAGCCTAATATGGAGAGTAATCTCAGGCCAGCAAAGGGCTTTGGTGAGGTATTAAATTATACTAATTTAAAATTTTCCAATATATTAATAAAGACCATACAAGGTTATAAGAGTTTATTTACAGACTTTAGTGCTACATCAAAACAACTTAGTGGACCTGTAAAGATTGTTGAACTTGGTGCACAGCTTTCAGGGCAAGGCTCTCAAGGTTTAATATTATTCGCGGCATTAATATCTATTAACCTTGCTGTTTTGAACTCGCTTCCATTCCCTTTGCTTGATGGCGGGCAATTCACACTAATTATTATTGAAGCAATAAGAGGCAGACCTATCCCAGAAAAGGTTCAGCTTGTATTTATGCAATCTGGGTTTGTTCTTCTGGTTGGTCTCAGCATCTTGCTTATTATTCGCGATACAAGTCAATTGGAAATATTTCAGCAAATGACCAATAGATAA
- a CDS encoding polyribonucleotide nucleotidyltransferase, with amino-acid sequence MQGQTTSVSFDGREIRLTTGRYAPQAGGSVMIECGDTAVLVTATQGQAREGADFLPLSCDYEERLYAAGRIPGSFMRREGRPPERATLISRLIDRPLRPLFPSWMRDDIQVVATCLSLDERVPADVLAVTGASMSTLLAGIPFYGPMAAVRVGLLGDDFVLNPSFREIERGDLDLVVAGTPDGVVMVEAGSNQLSEQDVIEAIDFGYEAVNELIKAQESILKDSGMTQVKPEEQKTDETVPAYLEKNCTKAISALLKEFELSKEDRDLKLDEIKSNCVEKIDSLKDDNAVKKLTSANPKLVSTSFKALTKKLMREQIVKDGKRVDGRALDEVREISAEAGVLPKRVHGSGLFQRGLTQVLSTATLGTPSDAQEMDDLNPSPDKTYIHHYNFPPYSVGETRPMRTPGRREVGHGALAERAIIPVLPAKESFPYVLRVVSEVLSSNGSTSMGSVCGSTIALLDAGVPLKAPVSGAAMGLIKEGKEVRILTDIQGIEDFLGDMDFKVAGTEKGITALQMDMKVSGLPVKTIADAINQAKPARTHILEKMVEAIDKPREALSPHAPRLLSFRIDPELIGTVIGPGGRTIKGITERTNTKIDIEDGGIVTIASHDGVAAEEAQKIIEGLTRKVHEGEVFKGSITRIIPIGAFVEILPGKEGMIHISQLSEARVEKVEDVVKVGDEVTVRVREIDNRGRINLTLRGIPQNGDMQYYPQPTPTPVAPLM; translated from the coding sequence GTGCAAGGTCAGACAACGTCGGTCTCTTTCGATGGTCGGGAAATACGGCTAACCACAGGGAGATATGCCCCACAAGCTGGTGGATCAGTAATGATCGAATGCGGTGATACTGCCGTCCTCGTAACTGCTACCCAAGGGCAAGCTAGAGAAGGTGCTGATTTCCTTCCTCTAAGTTGTGATTATGAGGAAAGACTTTATGCCGCAGGGAGAATTCCTGGCAGCTTTATGAGGAGAGAAGGCCGTCCTCCTGAAAGAGCAACCTTAATCTCTAGACTTATAGATCGACCACTAAGGCCACTTTTCCCTAGTTGGATGAGAGATGACATACAGGTAGTAGCAACTTGCCTTTCATTAGATGAGAGAGTTCCTGCTGATGTCCTTGCAGTTACAGGCGCATCTATGTCAACACTTTTGGCAGGGATTCCCTTTTATGGCCCAATGGCTGCAGTGAGAGTCGGTTTGCTCGGTGATGACTTTGTTCTAAATCCAAGTTTCAGAGAAATTGAAAGAGGCGATTTGGATTTAGTAGTTGCTGGAACTCCTGATGGGGTTGTAATGGTAGAAGCTGGATCCAATCAACTTTCGGAACAAGATGTAATCGAAGCCATTGATTTTGGTTACGAAGCAGTTAATGAATTAATTAAAGCTCAAGAATCTATTCTTAAAGATTCAGGAATGACTCAAGTAAAACCTGAAGAACAAAAAACAGATGAAACAGTCCCTGCATATTTGGAAAAAAATTGTACAAAAGCAATTAGTGCTCTTTTAAAAGAATTTGAGCTTTCAAAAGAGGATAGAGATCTTAAACTCGATGAAATTAAATCTAACTGTGTTGAGAAAATAGATTCCCTAAAAGATGATAATGCAGTTAAGAAGTTGACTTCTGCAAATCCAAAATTAGTCTCAACTAGCTTTAAAGCTTTAACCAAGAAGCTAATGAGAGAACAAATTGTAAAAGATGGTAAAAGAGTTGATGGTAGAGCTCTTGATGAAGTTAGGGAGATATCTGCAGAAGCTGGAGTCCTGCCAAAGAGAGTACATGGTTCAGGGTTGTTCCAAAGAGGATTAACTCAAGTCCTCTCGACTGCAACATTAGGAACACCAAGTGATGCTCAAGAAATGGATGACTTAAACCCTAGTCCTGATAAAACTTATATTCATCACTATAATTTCCCTCCATATTCTGTTGGTGAAACTAGACCAATGAGGACTCCAGGGAGAAGAGAGGTTGGCCATGGTGCTTTAGCAGAACGAGCAATTATTCCAGTACTGCCAGCTAAAGAATCATTTCCTTATGTTTTGAGGGTTGTTAGCGAAGTACTTAGTTCAAATGGCTCAACATCAATGGGATCTGTATGTGGAAGTACAATCGCACTGCTTGATGCAGGAGTACCTTTAAAGGCTCCTGTTAGTGGAGCAGCTATGGGACTAATTAAAGAAGGAAAGGAAGTTAGGATTTTAACTGATATTCAAGGAATTGAAGATTTCTTGGGTGATATGGATTTCAAAGTTGCCGGTACCGAAAAAGGCATCACTGCTTTGCAGATGGATATGAAAGTATCTGGACTACCTGTAAAAACTATCGCAGATGCAATTAATCAAGCAAAACCTGCAAGAACGCATATCCTCGAAAAGATGGTCGAAGCAATAGACAAGCCTCGTGAGGCATTGTCCCCACATGCTCCACGACTTTTAAGTTTTAGAATAGACCCTGAGTTAATAGGAACTGTTATTGGTCCAGGTGGGAGAACAATTAAAGGAATTACAGAACGCACGAATACTAAAATCGATATTGAAGATGGTGGCATAGTCACAATCGCATCTCATGATGGCGTTGCAGCTGAAGAAGCTCAGAAGATAATTGAAGGTCTTACCAGGAAAGTTCATGAAGGTGAAGTGTTTAAAGGCTCAATAACACGAATTATCCCAATTGGCGCATTTGTAGAAATACTTCCTGGCAAAGAAGGAATGATTCACATATCACAATTATCGGAAGCAAGAGTTGAGAAGGTTGAAGACGTCGTGAAAGTAGGCGATGAGGTTACTGTAAGAGTTAGAGAAATTGATAATAGAGGAAGAATAAATCTTACTCTCAGAGGTATTCCACAGAATGGAGATATGCAGTATTACCCTCAACCAACGCCTACGCCAGTAGCTCCTTTAATGTAA
- a CDS encoding NAD-dependent epimerase — MRILVTGSAGFIGFHLCQKLIENGNDVYGLDNLNSYYDISLKEARLGVLEKTSSKLLGKWHFFKVDLEDKELLEKLFKDNSPQVVVHLAAQAGVRYSIDNPSAYVNSNLVGFANILECCRRFPIDNLIFASSSSVYGGNTKVPFSEKDGVDHPVSLYAATKKANELMAHSYSHLYGISCTGIRLFTVYGPWGRPDMAPMIFTKAILSNKPIQIFNNGNMSRDFTYIDDVIEIITRLIAKPATPDINFQKDSPDPSSSWNAYKIVNIGNSKPVNLIDFIQTIENELGVKAKKIFCSMQSGDVQATSAETSIVENWTGFKPNTPLSIGIRKFVKWYKEFYNH, encoded by the coding sequence GTGAGAATTCTAGTTACAGGATCTGCAGGTTTTATTGGCTTCCACCTTTGTCAGAAACTTATAGAAAATGGGAATGATGTATACGGATTGGATAACCTTAACTCCTATTATGATATATCTCTAAAAGAAGCAAGATTAGGAGTCCTTGAAAAAACCTCAAGCAAACTTTTGGGGAAGTGGCATTTTTTTAAAGTAGATCTTGAGGATAAAGAATTATTGGAAAAACTTTTTAAAGATAACTCTCCTCAGGTGGTTGTTCACTTGGCAGCTCAGGCAGGGGTTAGATATTCTATAGATAACCCCAGTGCGTATGTCAATTCCAATCTAGTTGGTTTTGCCAATATCCTTGAATGTTGTAGAAGATTTCCAATAGATAACTTGATCTTTGCAAGTAGCAGCTCTGTATATGGAGGAAATACAAAGGTGCCATTTTCTGAAAAAGATGGAGTTGACCATCCCGTCAGTCTTTATGCAGCAACAAAAAAAGCAAATGAACTAATGGCACATAGCTATAGTCATTTATATGGGATATCTTGTACTGGAATAAGATTGTTTACTGTCTACGGCCCATGGGGGAGGCCAGATATGGCGCCAATGATTTTCACTAAAGCAATTCTTTCTAATAAGCCAATTCAAATTTTCAATAATGGAAATATGAGTAGAGACTTTACTTATATTGATGACGTTATAGAAATAATTACTAGATTAATTGCTAAGCCAGCAACTCCTGATATTAACTTTCAAAAGGATTCACCAGATCCTTCATCTAGTTGGAATGCATACAAAATAGTTAATATAGGTAATAGTAAGCCAGTGAATTTAATTGATTTTATTCAAACTATAGAAAATGAATTAGGAGTCAAGGCTAAAAAAATATTTTGCTCAATGCAAAGTGGAGATGTTCAGGCAACATCAGCTGAAACAAGTATAGTAGAAAACTGGACAGGGTTCAAGCCAAATACGCCTCTTTCTATAGGGATTAGGAAGTTTGTAAAATGGTATAAGGAATTCTATAATCATTAA
- a CDS encoding MraY family glycosyltransferase — protein sequence MSGTSLLLVLSVIASTFLTIVLTPPLRRLGERLNIIDNPNERKQHKKPLVRIGGIAIFIGFFLALLFSIVLSGDWLSILNYKIFLIAIGGAFSFFLIGLFDDLFEISPFYRLFFQVLLAIILWGFDIRVQVIDLSWLSSNIEIISIPDFFSLLITVIWIVGVTNSINWLDGLDGLASTILSINSIALIIICLSFNNYLFALYSAALLGSSLGFLRYNCQPALILMGDCGSYFLGFSLSIISIIGLSKENLGLNPLLALLILFIPLADMVFVILNRLKSGRSPFHPDRSHIHHRMLAKGISLNKSLLTICSGSLCSSSLALFIALK from the coding sequence TTGTCAGGCACCTCTCTGCTACTAGTGCTTAGCGTAATTGCAAGTACCTTTCTAACTATAGTTTTAACACCTCCATTGAGAAGGTTAGGAGAAAGGCTAAACATAATTGACAACCCAAATGAAAGAAAACAGCATAAAAAGCCTTTAGTAAGAATTGGAGGAATTGCAATTTTCATAGGTTTCTTTTTAGCTTTACTTTTCTCAATAGTTTTATCAGGAGATTGGCTATCAATTCTTAACTATAAAATCTTCTTAATTGCTATAGGAGGTGCATTCTCTTTTTTTCTAATAGGGCTTTTTGATGATTTGTTTGAGATTTCACCATTTTATAGATTGTTTTTTCAAGTCTTACTAGCAATAATCCTTTGGGGTTTTGATATTCGTGTTCAGGTTATTGATTTAAGTTGGCTTTCCAGTAATATTGAAATAATATCAATACCTGATTTCTTTAGTTTATTAATTACAGTTATTTGGATAGTAGGTGTTACAAATTCAATCAATTGGCTTGATGGATTAGACGGTCTTGCTTCTACTATCTTATCAATTAATTCTATAGCATTGATAATTATATGCTTGTCATTTAATAACTATTTATTTGCTTTATATTCTGCTGCTCTCTTAGGAAGTTCCTTAGGTTTCCTTCGCTATAATTGTCAACCAGCTTTAATACTAATGGGAGATTGTGGTTCTTATTTCCTTGGCTTTTCCCTTTCTATTATTAGTATAATTGGTCTTTCTAAAGAGAACCTTGGCCTAAATCCATTATTAGCATTATTAATTTTGTTTATTCCCTTAGCAGACATGGTTTTTGTTATTTTAAATCGACTAAAGAGTGGTCGATCACCTTTTCATCCTGATAGGAGTCACATACATCATAGAATGCTTGCAAAGGGTATTTCATTAAACAAATCATTGCTAACTATTTGCTCAGGCTCATTATGTAGTTCTTCTTTGGCATTATTTATTGCACTAAAATAA